Proteins from a genomic interval of Streptomyces sp. NBC_01445:
- a CDS encoding WhiB family transcriptional regulator, with protein MLHPPHQSLQVAAVPPQRGPVRDRDQDAPWHTEAVCRRDEAGLFFAPSKEPTAARLSREEAAKRVCARCPVMVECREHALLQPEPYGVWGGLTAAERRVVLARRRRREVELQKAASSVDQIRAAG; from the coding sequence GTGCTGCATCCGCCGCATCAGTCCCTGCAGGTCGCCGCCGTCCCCCCGCAGCGGGGGCCAGTGCGAGATCGGGACCAGGACGCCCCGTGGCACACGGAGGCCGTGTGCAGGCGCGACGAAGCCGGCCTTTTCTTCGCCCCGTCCAAGGAGCCGACCGCGGCCCGCCTGTCCCGCGAGGAGGCGGCCAAGCGCGTCTGCGCCCGCTGCCCCGTGATGGTCGAGTGCCGCGAGCACGCGCTCCTTCAGCCCGAGCCCTATGGGGTGTGGGGCGGCCTCACCGCCGCCGAGCGCCGCGTGGTCCTCGCCCGCAGGCGCCGGCGAGAGGTCGAGCTCCAGAAGGCGGCGAGCTCGGTCGACCAGATCCGCGCGGCCGGCTGA
- a CDS encoding DUF1707 SHOCT-like domain-containing protein has translation MDLEKRSEQPAPQTDLRASDADRDRTAEILREALAEGRLTAEEHSERIDGVYRAKTHAELEPLVRDLPGPHTQHRPTASSPAPNRPAMGAVPAVADENLVAVFSTSARKGRWRVGRRTHAYAIFGNIEIDLSEAIFEYQQVVIKAVSVFGNVEVRVPENISLRGSGGGVLGNFEVHTLDSADPDAPVVYVDGIAVLGNIEAKPKRGKRLRDLHDRMRKHLDS, from the coding sequence GTGGACCTTGAGAAGCGCTCCGAGCAGCCCGCCCCGCAGACCGATCTGCGTGCCTCCGATGCCGACCGCGACCGCACCGCGGAGATCCTGCGCGAGGCCCTCGCGGAGGGCCGGCTCACCGCGGAGGAGCACTCCGAGCGGATCGACGGGGTGTACCGCGCCAAGACCCACGCCGAGCTGGAGCCGCTCGTCAGGGACCTGCCCGGCCCCCACACGCAGCACCGGCCCACGGCCTCGTCGCCGGCCCCGAACCGCCCCGCCATGGGCGCGGTCCCCGCGGTCGCCGACGAGAACCTGGTCGCCGTCTTCAGCACCTCGGCCCGCAAGGGCCGCTGGCGCGTGGGCCGCAGGACGCACGCGTACGCCATCTTCGGCAACATCGAGATCGACCTCAGCGAGGCGATCTTCGAGTACCAGCAGGTCGTGATCAAGGCCGTCTCCGTCTTCGGGAACGTGGAGGTCCGCGTCCCGGAGAACATCTCGCTGCGCGGCAGCGGCGGCGGCGTCCTCGGCAACTTCGAGGTGCACACCCTCGACTCGGCCGACCCGGACGCGCCCGTCGTGTACGTCGACGGCATCGCGGTCCTCGGCAACATCGAGGCCAAGCCCAAGCGCGGCAAGCGCCTGCGCGATCTGCACGACCGCATGCGCAAACACCTCGACAGCTGA
- a CDS encoding fumarate hydratase — translation MPEFAYTDLLPQGEDTTPYRLVTTEGVSTAEGPDGRTFLKVEPEALRKLAEEAIHDIQHYLRPAHLAQLRRIIDDPEASGNDKFVALDLLKNANIAAAGVLPMCQDTGTAIVMGKRGQNVLTEGGDEAALSRGIYDAYKNLNLRYSQMAPLNMWDEKNTGSNLPAQIELYATDGGAYKFLIMAKGGGSANKSFLYQETKAVLNEGSMMKFLEEKIRSLGTAACPPYHLAIVVGGTSAEYALKTAKYASAHYLDEIPAEGSELGHGFRDKELEEKVFELTQKIGIGAQFGGKYFCHDVRVVRLPRHGASCPVAIAVSCSADRQAVAKITAEGVFLEQLETDPARFLPETTDEHLDESGDVVKIDLNQPMDDILAALTKHPVKTRLSLTGPLVVARDIAHAKIKERLDAGEEMPQYLKDHPVYYAGPAKTPEGYASGSFGPTTAGRMDSYVEQFQAAGGSKVMLAKGNRSQQVTDACDTHGGFYLGSIGGPAARLAQDCIKKVEVVEYEELGMEAVWKIEVEDFPAFVVVDDKGNDFFKDPAPAPTFTSIPVRGPGLA, via the coding sequence ATGCCTGAGTTCGCGTACACCGATCTGCTCCCCCAGGGCGAGGACACCACCCCGTACCGACTGGTGACCACGGAGGGCGTCTCCACCGCCGAGGGGCCGGACGGCCGTACGTTCCTGAAGGTCGAGCCGGAGGCGCTGCGCAAGCTCGCCGAAGAGGCGATCCACGACATCCAGCACTACCTGCGCCCGGCCCACCTCGCGCAGCTGCGCCGCATCATCGACGACCCGGAGGCGTCGGGCAACGACAAGTTCGTCGCGCTCGACCTGCTGAAGAACGCGAACATCGCAGCGGCCGGCGTGCTCCCGATGTGCCAGGACACCGGCACCGCGATCGTCATGGGCAAGCGCGGACAGAACGTCCTCACGGAGGGCGGCGACGAGGCGGCCCTCTCCCGCGGCATCTACGACGCGTACAAGAACCTCAACCTGCGCTACTCGCAGATGGCCCCGCTGAACATGTGGGACGAGAAGAACACCGGCTCGAACCTGCCGGCGCAGATCGAGCTGTACGCGACCGACGGCGGCGCCTACAAGTTCCTGATCATGGCCAAGGGCGGCGGCTCGGCCAACAAGTCCTTCCTCTACCAGGAGACGAAGGCGGTCCTCAACGAGGGCTCGATGATGAAGTTCCTGGAGGAGAAGATCCGTTCGCTCGGCACGGCGGCCTGCCCGCCGTACCACCTGGCGATCGTCGTCGGCGGCACGTCCGCCGAGTACGCGCTGAAGACCGCGAAGTACGCGTCCGCGCACTACCTGGACGAGATCCCCGCCGAGGGCTCCGAGCTCGGCCACGGCTTCCGTGACAAGGAGCTGGAGGAGAAGGTCTTCGAGCTGACGCAGAAGATCGGCATCGGCGCGCAGTTCGGCGGCAAGTACTTCTGCCACGACGTGCGCGTGGTGCGCCTGCCGCGGCACGGCGCGTCCTGCCCGGTCGCGATCGCCGTCTCCTGCTCGGCCGACCGCCAGGCCGTCGCGAAGATCACCGCCGAGGGCGTCTTCCTGGAGCAGCTGGAGACGGACCCGGCGCGCTTCCTGCCGGAGACCACGGACGAGCATCTCGACGAGTCGGGCGACGTCGTGAAGATCGACCTGAACCAGCCGATGGACGACATCCTCGCCGCCCTGACGAAGCACCCGGTCAAGACCCGCCTCTCCCTGACCGGCCCCCTGGTCGTGGCCCGCGACATCGCGCACGCCAAGATCAAGGAGCGCCTGGACGCGGGCGAGGAGATGCCGCAGTACCTGAAGGACCACCCGGTGTACTACGCGGGCCCGGCGAAGACCCCGGAGGGCTACGCGTCCGGTTCCTTCGGCCCGACGACGGCCGGCCGCATGGACTCCTACGTGGAGCAGTTCCAGGCGGCGGGCGGCTCCAAGGTCATGCTGGCCAAGGGCAACCGCTCGCAGCAGGTCACCGACGCGTGTGACACGCACGGCGGCTTCTACCTCGGCTCGATCGGTGGCCCTGCCGCCCGTCTCGCGCAGGACTGCATCAAGAAGGTCGAGGTCGTCGAGTACGAGGAGCTCGGCATGGAGGCGGTCTGGAAGATCGAGGTCGAGGACTTCCCGGCGTTCGTCGTCGTGGACGACAAGGGCAACGACTTCTTCAAGGACCCGGCCCCGGCCCCGACGTTCACCAGCATCCCGGTGCGCGGCCCCGGCCTCGCGTAA
- a CDS encoding ricin-type beta-trefoil lectin domain protein: MNVLHRTRPSIRCAVAVVAATAAALVGLTAPTASAAPAAAATSPLPPDLEKIRAAEAVKLYGDPAERPLADRRTALISLGDSEISGEGVGTYEAGTNGPDNWCHRSPDSAIHRTGIPADETYNVSCSGAYTGNIRIGGSKQYADELVQSDSLAVKARNTKIKMIVLVAGANDDLQFGPVMTDCVTRYLTLQGACEPKYAPGWQARVDGLVPKVESTVADLKTVMRGAGYADSDYKLVVMGYPSPIGPDIHDNPAFPGKLPGGCLGYDSDAAWGRNAAVPAFERGMRKAAQESGAVYLDNSRLFQGHEVCMEDAWARGLYVDISNPFPPDSNSVRQSFHPNVRGHGAFASCLTQLYNSGYQEAGCADPASTGTPKLYKGGWDDAYRPLKNAGTGTCADAKGASSANNTAVIGWDCSGTRNQGWWYDTAGKSLHSELTQDRCVDVPDSAYRAGTALVLWNCHGGTNQQFVRQGDTLRPAASTGLCLTLASAKDNVRLQNCDGSAGQRFA, from the coding sequence ATGAACGTCCTGCACCGCACCAGACCCAGCATCAGATGCGCCGTCGCCGTTGTCGCGGCGACGGCCGCCGCACTCGTCGGCCTGACCGCGCCGACCGCGTCCGCGGCACCCGCCGCCGCGGCCACCAGCCCGCTCCCGCCGGACCTGGAGAAGATCCGTGCGGCCGAGGCCGTCAAGCTCTACGGGGACCCGGCCGAACGGCCCCTCGCCGACCGCAGGACCGCCCTCATCTCGCTCGGGGACAGCGAGATCTCGGGGGAGGGCGTCGGCACCTACGAGGCCGGCACGAACGGGCCGGACAACTGGTGCCACCGCTCGCCCGACTCCGCCATCCACCGCACCGGGATCCCGGCCGACGAGACGTACAACGTCTCCTGCTCGGGCGCGTACACCGGAAACATCCGCATCGGCGGCAGCAAGCAGTACGCCGACGAGCTGGTGCAGAGCGACTCTCTCGCCGTCAAGGCGCGCAATACGAAGATCAAGATGATCGTGCTCGTCGCGGGCGCCAACGACGACCTCCAGTTCGGTCCCGTCATGACCGACTGCGTGACCCGCTACCTCACGCTCCAGGGCGCGTGCGAGCCCAAGTACGCGCCGGGCTGGCAGGCCAGGGTCGACGGGCTCGTGCCCAAGGTCGAGTCGACCGTCGCCGACCTGAAGACCGTGATGCGCGGCGCGGGCTACGCCGACAGCGACTACAAGCTCGTCGTCATGGGCTACCCCAGCCCCATCGGCCCCGACATCCACGACAACCCCGCCTTCCCCGGCAAGCTCCCCGGCGGCTGCCTCGGCTACGACTCCGACGCCGCCTGGGGCCGAAACGCCGCCGTGCCCGCCTTCGAACGCGGCATGCGCAAGGCCGCCCAGGAGTCCGGCGCCGTCTACCTCGACAACTCCCGCCTCTTCCAGGGCCACGAGGTCTGCATGGAGGACGCCTGGGCCCGCGGCCTCTACGTGGACATCTCCAACCCGTTCCCGCCCGACTCCAACTCCGTGCGCCAGTCCTTCCACCCGAACGTGCGCGGCCACGGCGCCTTCGCCTCCTGCCTCACCCAGCTCTACAACTCCGGCTACCAGGAAGCAGGTTGCGCCGATCCGGCCAGCACCGGCACCCCCAAGCTCTACAAGGGCGGCTGGGACGACGCCTACCGGCCACTGAAGAACGCGGGCACCGGCACGTGCGCCGACGCCAAGGGAGCGAGCAGCGCGAACAACACGGCCGTCATCGGCTGGGACTGCTCGGGAACCCGTAACCAGGGCTGGTGGTACGACACGGCCGGCAAGTCCCTGCACTCCGAACTCACCCAGGACCGCTGCGTGGACGTCCCCGACAGCGCCTACAGGGCGGGCACGGCCCTCGTCCTGTGGAACTGCCACGGCGGCACCAACCAGCAGTTCGTCCGCCAGGGCGACACCCTGCGCCCGGCCGCCTCGACGGGCCTGTGCCTGACCCTCGCCTCGGCGAAGGACAACGTACGGCTCCAGAACTGCGACGGCTCGGCGGGCCAGCGGTTCGCCTGA
- a CDS encoding class II fumarate hydratase, translated as MNDGGGDSGRYRIEHDSMGEVRVPVDAKWRAQTQRAVENFPISGQRLERAHIEALARIKAAAAHVNAELGVVDKDIAQAIAESAGEVADGRWDDQFPVDVFQTGSGTSSNMNTNEVLATLATERLGRDVHPNDHVNASQSSNDVFPSSIHIAATAAVTHDLIPALGHLRAALERKADEFADVVKSGRTHLMDATPVTLGQEFGGYAAQVAYGVERLQASLPRLAELPLGGTAVGTGINTPPGFSAAVIAEVARTTGLPLTEARNHFEAQGARDGVVETSGQLRTIAVGLTKIANDLRWMASGPRTGLAEISLPDLQPGSSIMPGKVNPVIPEAVLMVAAQVTGNDATVAAAGAAGNFELNVMLPVIAKNVLESIRLLANVARLLADRTVDGITAHRERAREYAESSPSVVTPLNKYIGYEEAAKVAKKSLAERRTIREVVLEGGYVERGDLTVEQLDEALDVLRMTRP; from the coding sequence ATGAATGACGGCGGCGGCGACAGCGGCCGGTACCGGATCGAGCACGACTCCATGGGCGAGGTACGGGTCCCCGTGGACGCCAAATGGCGGGCCCAGACGCAGCGGGCCGTGGAGAACTTCCCCATCTCGGGCCAGCGCCTGGAGCGTGCCCACATCGAGGCGCTCGCCCGCATCAAGGCAGCCGCGGCCCATGTGAACGCCGAGCTCGGCGTCGTGGACAAGGACATCGCGCAGGCGATCGCGGAGTCGGCCGGCGAGGTCGCCGACGGGCGCTGGGACGACCAGTTCCCCGTGGACGTCTTCCAGACCGGCTCCGGCACATCGTCCAACATGAACACCAACGAGGTCCTCGCGACCCTCGCGACGGAGCGCCTCGGCCGCGACGTCCACCCGAACGACCATGTGAACGCGTCCCAGTCCTCGAACGACGTCTTTCCGTCGTCGATCCACATCGCGGCCACCGCCGCCGTCACCCATGACCTGATCCCGGCGCTCGGCCATCTGCGGGCGGCCCTGGAGCGCAAGGCGGACGAGTTCGCCGACGTCGTGAAGTCGGGGCGTACGCACCTCATGGACGCGACGCCGGTGACCCTCGGGCAGGAGTTCGGCGGGTACGCGGCGCAGGTCGCGTACGGCGTCGAACGCCTTCAGGCCTCGCTGCCACGCCTGGCCGAACTGCCGCTCGGGGGAACGGCGGTGGGCACGGGGATCAACACGCCGCCCGGGTTCTCGGCCGCCGTCATCGCGGAGGTGGCGCGGACCACGGGCCTGCCGCTGACCGAGGCGCGCAACCACTTCGAGGCGCAGGGCGCGCGTGACGGCGTCGTGGAGACGAGCGGGCAGCTGCGGACCATCGCCGTCGGCCTGACGAAGATCGCCAACGATCTGCGCTGGATGGCGTCGGGACCCCGCACCGGACTGGCCGAGATCAGCCTGCCGGACCTCCAGCCGGGCTCGTCGATCATGCCGGGCAAGGTGAATCCGGTCATTCCCGAGGCGGTGCTCATGGTCGCCGCTCAGGTCACGGGGAACGACGCGACGGTCGCCGCCGCGGGCGCCGCGGGGAACTTCGAGCTCAACGTCATGCTGCCGGTCATCGCCAAGAACGTCCTGGAGTCGATCAGGCTGCTCGCCAACGTCGCGCGCCTGCTCGCCGACCGGACCGTGGACGGCATCACCGCGCACCGCGAGCGCGCCCGCGAGTACGCCGAGTCGTCACCGTCCGTGGTGACCCCGCTGAACAAGTACATCGGCTACGAGGAGGCCGCGAAGGTGGCCAAGAAGTCGCTGGCCGAGCGGAGGACGATCCGCGAGGTCGTCCTGGAGGGCGGCTACGTGGAGCGCGGCGACCTCACGGTCGAGCAGCTCGACGAGGCGCTGGATGTCCTGCGGATGACGCGTCCGTAA
- the fomD gene encoding cytidylyl-2-hydroxypropylphosphonate hydrolase: protein MTDRTSILAGETDGSVGRWAPGSRILWRYRTNGGDGFHICRPVTVVEDSAELLAVWLAPGTECVRPVLADGTPVHEEPLATRYTKPRTVLRDRWFGTGVLKLARPGEPWSVWLFWEPGWRFRNWYVNLEQPRVRWAGGVDSEDHFLDLSVYADRTWRWHDEDEFAQAQIAGLMSAAQAESVQRAGRAAVEVIEGWGHPFPDGWQHWRPDPAWPVPALPGDWNRTPAHVSS, encoded by the coding sequence ATGACGGACCGGACGAGCATTCTGGCAGGTGAGACCGACGGCAGCGTTGGGCGCTGGGCGCCCGGCAGCCGGATTCTGTGGCGGTACCGGACGAACGGCGGGGACGGCTTCCACATCTGCCGCCCTGTCACGGTCGTCGAGGACAGCGCCGAGCTGCTCGCCGTGTGGCTGGCACCCGGCACCGAGTGTGTGAGACCGGTCCTGGCCGACGGCACACCGGTGCACGAGGAGCCCCTGGCCACCCGGTACACGAAGCCGCGCACCGTCCTGCGCGACCGGTGGTTCGGCACCGGTGTCCTGAAGCTGGCACGGCCCGGCGAGCCCTGGTCGGTGTGGCTGTTCTGGGAGCCGGGCTGGCGGTTCAGGAACTGGTACGTGAACCTGGAGCAGCCGCGGGTGCGGTGGGCCGGCGGCGTGGACTCCGAGGACCACTTCCTCGACCTGTCGGTCTACGCGGACCGCACCTGGCGCTGGCACGACGAGGACGAGTTCGCGCAGGCGCAGATCGCGGGCCTGATGAGCGCGGCGCAGGCCGAATCCGTACAAAGAGCGGGGCGCGCCGCGGTCGAGGTGATCGAGGGCTGGGGGCACCCGTTCCCCGACGGCTGGCAGCACTGGCGGCCCGATCCTGCGTGGCCGGTTCCCGCGCTTCCGGGTGACTGGAACCGTACGCCCGCGCATGTGTCCTCATGA
- a CDS encoding class I SAM-dependent DNA methyltransferase yields MSTRSSRGGGTVSHGSEGYETYGSGRRTPAPDRTGQAEAFDAIGARYDDAFPHKEGQLAAVDALLAGLAPGSRVLEVGCGTGVPTSRQLADAGHSVVGVDLSAGMLELARKNVPEAEFHQLDLASLRPEPGEEQGELGEFDAVTCFFTLLMLPRTEIPAALRLLRSMLRPGGLLALSMVEADLDDTEIPFLGHTIRVSGFLRDELRQVVRAAGLEITGEHTYAYAPASTDVPPEHQLFFNCRRAGK; encoded by the coding sequence ATGTCAACGAGGTCATCGAGGGGCGGCGGGACCGTGAGTCACGGCAGCGAGGGTTACGAGACGTACGGGAGCGGCCGCCGGACCCCGGCGCCGGACCGTACGGGCCAGGCCGAGGCCTTCGACGCGATCGGCGCCCGCTACGACGACGCCTTCCCGCACAAGGAAGGCCAGTTGGCCGCGGTGGACGCGCTGCTCGCAGGACTCGCACCCGGCTCGCGCGTGCTCGAGGTCGGCTGCGGCACGGGAGTTCCGACGAGCCGTCAACTGGCCGACGCGGGGCACTCCGTGGTCGGCGTGGACCTGTCGGCCGGCATGCTGGAACTCGCCCGCAAGAACGTCCCCGAGGCCGAGTTCCACCAGCTGGACCTCGCGTCACTGAGACCGGAACCCGGCGAGGAACAGGGCGAGTTGGGCGAGTTCGACGCCGTCACCTGCTTCTTCACGCTGCTGATGCTGCCGCGCACCGAGATCCCTGCGGCGCTGCGGCTGCTGCGCTCGATGCTCCGGCCGGGCGGGCTGCTCGCCCTGTCGATGGTCGAGGCCGATCTGGACGACACCGAGATTCCGTTCCTGGGGCACACAATCCGGGTATCGGGATTTCTGCGGGACGAGCTGCGCCAGGTCGTACGCGCCGCGGGACTGGAGATCACCGGCGAGCACACGTACGCGTACGCTCCGGCGAGCACCGATGTACCACCCGAACACCAGCTGTTCTTCAACTGCCGGCGTGCCGGGAAGTGA
- a CDS encoding SpoIIE family protein phosphatase, producing the protein MTEHPTSHEGRRPAARPAAPADPRGALRRASDALPAQQGRPGATASADDADPARRGPASGASVPRGAAPEHSGASPVPEQPPRRESGGGGVPGRRKPGSASGDADSAPEHALSDAGPDDPHRPRPVPDRRSGQPRPPGTPVPMRRDGDRLRFVGAATRRIARGIDLDEIVMGLCRASVPTFSDVILVYLRDPLPVGDERPSGPVVLRLRRTDRLRLIEEGAEDPDTDGGGLLTMAAGTAQGDPVTAELCEVRTGGALAEVLRGVRPVFADSPAALAALPELLGDDPDLALPTGQRAILAPLRGRRRVIGAAVFLRRPERHAFENDDLLVAGQLATHSALGIDKAVLYGREAYIADELQRTMLPETLPRPTGVRLASRYLPAAETARVGGDWYDAIPLPGSRVALVVGDVMGHSMTSAAIMGQLRTTAQTLAGLDLPPQEVLHHLDEQAQRLGSDRMATCLYAVYDPVSHRITIANAGHPPPVLLHLGGRAEVLRVPPGAPIGVGGVDFEAVELDAPAGATLLLYTDGLVESRLRDVWTGIEQLRERLAATAQLTGPDHPPPLEALCDEVLDMLGPGDRDDDIALLAARFDGIAPSDVAYWLLDPEDAAPGRARRLARSALARWGLEELTDSVELLVSEVVTNAVRYASRPVTLRLLRTDVLRCEVGDDVPQLPRLRQARATDEGGRGLYLVNRLARRWGATRLSTGKVVWFELAHGNGTA; encoded by the coding sequence GTGACGGAGCACCCCACCTCCCACGAGGGCCGCCGGCCGGCCGCCCGCCCCGCCGCCCCCGCGGACCCCCGCGGGGCCCTGAGGCGCGCCTCCGACGCGCTCCCCGCACAACAGGGGCGCCCCGGAGCGACCGCATCCGCCGACGACGCCGATCCCGCGCGCCGAGGGCCCGCGTCGGGCGCCTCCGTACCGCGCGGCGCCGCGCCCGAGCACTCCGGAGCCTCACCCGTACCCGAGCAGCCGCCACGTCGTGAGAGCGGTGGCGGTGGCGTGCCCGGGAGGCGCAAGCCCGGTTCCGCTTCCGGGGACGCCGACAGCGCGCCCGAACACGCCCTGTCGGACGCCGGACCGGACGATCCCCACCGGCCGAGGCCCGTGCCCGACCGGCGGAGCGGACAGCCGCGCCCGCCGGGGACACCCGTCCCGATGCGGCGGGACGGGGACCGGCTGCGCTTCGTGGGTGCCGCGACCCGGCGGATCGCCCGCGGGATAGACCTCGACGAGATCGTCATGGGCCTGTGCCGCGCGTCCGTACCCACGTTCTCCGACGTGATCCTGGTCTATCTGCGGGACCCGCTGCCGGTCGGCGACGAGCGGCCCTCCGGGCCCGTCGTGCTGCGGCTGCGCAGGACGGACCGGCTGCGCCTCATCGAGGAGGGCGCCGAGGATCCGGACACCGACGGCGGCGGACTCCTGACGATGGCCGCCGGCACCGCACAGGGCGACCCCGTCACCGCCGAGCTGTGCGAGGTGCGGACCGGCGGCGCGCTGGCCGAGGTACTGCGGGGCGTACGGCCCGTGTTCGCGGACTCGCCCGCCGCCCTGGCCGCGCTGCCGGAGCTGCTCGGCGACGACCCGGACCTCGCCCTGCCCACCGGGCAGCGGGCGATCCTCGCTCCGCTGCGCGGGCGCCGCCGGGTCATCGGTGCGGCCGTCTTCCTGCGCCGCCCCGAGCGCCACGCTTTCGAGAACGACGACCTGCTGGTCGCGGGGCAGCTCGCCACGCACAGCGCGCTCGGCATCGACAAGGCCGTCCTGTACGGCCGCGAGGCGTACATCGCCGACGAGCTCCAGCGCACGATGCTGCCCGAGACGCTGCCGCGGCCGACAGGCGTGCGCCTCGCGTCCCGGTATCTGCCGGCCGCGGAGACCGCGCGCGTGGGCGGCGACTGGTACGACGCGATTCCGCTGCCCGGCAGCCGCGTCGCCCTGGTCGTGGGTGACGTCATGGGCCACTCCATGACGTCCGCCGCGATCATGGGCCAGCTCCGTACGACCGCGCAGACCCTCGCCGGTCTCGACCTGCCGCCGCAGGAGGTCCTGCACCACTTGGACGAGCAGGCCCAGCGCCTCGGCAGCGACCGCATGGCGACCTGCCTGTACGCCGTCTACGACCCGGTCTCGCACCGCATCACCATCGCCAACGCGGGCCACCCGCCGCCGGTCCTGCTGCATCTGGGCGGCCGCGCCGAGGTGCTGCGCGTCCCGCCGGGCGCGCCGATCGGTGTCGGCGGGGTCGACTTCGAGGCGGTCGAGCTGGACGCCCCGGCGGGCGCGACGCTCCTCCTCTACACGGACGGTCTGGTCGAGTCGCGGCTGCGGGACGTGTGGACCGGGATAGAGCAGCTGCGGGAGCGGCTCGCCGCGACGGCCCAGCTGACCGGACCCGACCATCCGCCGCCCCTTGAGGCGCTGTGCGACGAGGTCCTCGACATGCTCGGCCCGGGCGACCGGGACGACGACATCGCGCTGCTCGCGGCCCGGTTCGACGGGATCGCGCCGAGCGACGTCGCCTACTGGCTCCTCGACCCCGAGGACGCGGCGCCGGGCCGGGCCCGCCGCCTGGCGCGCAGCGCGCTCGCCCGGTGGGGCCTGGAGGAGCTGACGGACTCGGTGGAGCTCCTCGTCAGCGAGGTCGTGACGAACGCCGTGCGGTACGCGTCCCGGCCCGTCACGCTGCGCCTGCTGCGGACCGACGTGCTGCGCTGCGAGGTCGGCGACGACGTGCCACAGCTGCCGCGGCTGCGCCAGGCCCGCGCCACCGACGAGGGCGGGCGCGGCCTGTACCTGGTCAACAGGCTCGCGCGGCGCTGGGGCGCGACGCGGCTGAGCACCGGCAAGGTCGTGTGGTTCGAGCTGGCGCACGGGAACGGCACTGCCTGA